One window from the genome of Myxococcales bacterium encodes:
- a CDS encoding efflux RND transporter periplasmic adaptor subunit: MQKKSLVRIGMALAVVAGVVALLMWKPWAGSSDGALKYTTVEVKKGTISAQVTATGTLAANNTVLVGAQVSGRVVEIFVDFNDKVKKGQVIARLDPSVLEAQLQQQSASLASADANLQRAQVVLEDAKRQFERQKGLREQDLTAATAFEAAQVALDSATAGVAVAQASKRQAQAAVSQARLNLSYSTIYSPVDGVVISRSVDVGQTVAASLQAPTLFTIAEDLARMKIDTSVAESDIGNIAAEMKAVFTVDAFPGRNFDGRVLQVRYSPTTVQGVVTYNAVIAVDNTDLSLKPGMTANITFVLNEVKDAIKLPNSALRFKPTPDDMKALFAASGMKRPEGKGPPGAGGPPGGGPSGGGPSGGGGGRGQGGGGAADRVMLWKLVDGKPQPARVKTGLTDGSTTQLVEGDIKEGDLLITEVTGVPKARRKMGAF, encoded by the coding sequence ATGCAAAAAAAATCCTTGGTTCGAATCGGCATGGCGCTCGCTGTGGTGGCGGGCGTCGTGGCGCTCTTGATGTGGAAGCCGTGGGCGGGCAGCAGCGACGGCGCGCTGAAATACACCACGGTCGAGGTTAAGAAGGGCACGATTTCCGCGCAGGTAACCGCCACCGGCACGCTCGCGGCCAACAACACGGTGCTTGTCGGCGCTCAGGTCTCGGGCCGCGTTGTCGAAATTTTCGTCGACTTCAACGACAAGGTCAAAAAGGGCCAAGTCATCGCCCGGCTCGATCCGAGCGTGCTCGAGGCGCAGCTACAACAGCAATCGGCAAGCCTGGCCTCGGCCGACGCTAATTTGCAGCGCGCACAAGTGGTCCTTGAAGACGCCAAACGCCAATTCGAGCGACAAAAAGGCCTGCGCGAACAAGATCTAACCGCCGCCACCGCCTTTGAGGCAGCACAGGTCGCGCTCGACTCCGCGACCGCGGGTGTCGCCGTGGCGCAGGCGAGCAAACGCCAAGCCCAGGCCGCCGTGTCGCAGGCGCGGCTCAATCTCAGCTATTCGACGATCTACTCGCCGGTCGACGGCGTGGTGATCTCACGCTCGGTCGACGTCGGGCAAACCGTGGCGGCCTCGCTGCAAGCGCCGACGCTGTTCACGATTGCCGAAGACCTCGCGCGCATGAAAATCGACACCTCGGTCGCCGAAAGCGACATCGGCAACATCGCCGCCGAGATGAAGGCGGTGTTTACCGTCGATGCCTTTCCCGGCCGCAACTTCGACGGCCGCGTGCTGCAGGTGCGTTATTCGCCAACCACGGTGCAAGGCGTCGTGACCTACAACGCCGTGATCGCGGTCGATAACACCGACCTTTCGCTCAAGCCCGGCATGACCGCGAACATCACCTTTGTCCTCAATGAGGTCAAAGATGCGATCAAGCTGCCCAATTCGGCGCTGCGCTTTAAGCCGACGCCCGACGATATGAAGGCCTTGTTTGCCGCCTCGGGTATGAAGCGCCCCGAAGGCAAGGGCCCGCCCGGCGCAGGCGGACCACCAGGCGGTGGCCCAAGTGGCGGAGGTCCGAGCGGTGGCGGCGGCGGGCGTGGCCAAGGCGGTGGCGGCGCGGCAGACCGCGTGATGCTGTGGAAACTCGTCGATGGCAAGCCGCAACCCGCGCGGGTCAAGACCGGCCTCACCGATGGCTCGACGACGCAGCTCGTCGAAGGCGACATCAAAGAAGGCGACTTGCTCATCACCGAGGTCACCGGTGTACCCAAGGCCCGGCGCAAGATGGGGGCTTTTTAG
- a CDS encoding ABC transporter ATP-binding protein, producing the protein MRGISRVYRMGDTELRALDGVDVTIERGESVAIMGTSGSGKSTLMNIMGCLDTPTSGTYSLLGQDVAKMTRTELAQVRGARLGFVFQSFNLLSRTTALDNVALPLIYQGASARERRERAAAALATVGLAERTHHVPSELSGGQQQRVAIARALVTKPEIIMADEPTGALDSKTSADVMALLQSLVDGGFTLILVTHEADIAAYAGRVIVLRDGKIIEDRRQTPVRAVSHAGGVAA; encoded by the coding sequence ATGCGCGGCATCTCGCGCGTGTATCGCATGGGCGATACCGAGCTGCGCGCGCTCGACGGCGTCGACGTCACCATTGAGCGCGGCGAGAGCGTGGCAATCATGGGCACCTCGGGGTCGGGCAAGTCGACCCTGATGAACATCATGGGTTGCCTCGATACGCCGACGAGCGGCACGTACAGCTTGCTTGGGCAAGACGTCGCCAAGATGACGCGCACCGAACTTGCGCAGGTACGCGGCGCGCGGCTTGGCTTTGTCTTCCAGAGCTTTAACCTGCTGTCTCGCACCACCGCGCTCGATAACGTCGCGCTGCCACTGATCTATCAAGGCGCGTCGGCTCGCGAGCGACGCGAACGCGCCGCGGCGGCGCTCGCCACGGTGGGCCTCGCTGAGCGCACCCACCATGTGCCCAGCGAGCTCTCGGGCGGCCAACAACAACGCGTCGCGATTGCCCGCGCGCTAGTGACGAAACCGGAAATCATCATGGCCGATGAGCCCACCGGCGCGCTCGATAGCAAGACCAGCGCCGATGTCATGGCGCTGCTGCAATCGCTGGTCGACGGCGGCTTTACGCTGATCTTGGTGACCCACGAGGCCGACATCGCGGCCTATGCCGGGCGCGTCATCGTGCTGCGCGATGGCAAGATCATCGAGGACCGCCGGCAAACCCCGGTGCGCGCGGTCAGCCACGCGGGAGGCGTTGCGGCATGA